One part of the Vidua chalybeata isolate OUT-0048 chromosome 11, bVidCha1 merged haplotype, whole genome shotgun sequence genome encodes these proteins:
- the VPS35 gene encoding vacuolar protein sorting-associated protein 35, which translates to MPTTQQSPQDEQEKLLDEAIQAVKVQSFQMKRCLDKNKLMDALKHASNMLGELRTSMLSPKSYYELYMAISDELHYLEVYLTDEFAKGRKVADLYELVQYAGNIIPRLYLLITVGVVYVKSFPQSRKDILKDLVEMCRGVQHPLRGLFLRNYLLQCTRNILPDEGEQADEETTGDISDSMDFVLLNFAEMNKLWVRMQHQGHSRDREKRERERQELRILVGTNLVRLSQLEGVNVERYKQIVLPGILEQVVNCRDALAQEYLMECIIQVFPDEFHLQTLNPFLRACAELHQNVNVKNIIIALIDRLALFAHREDGPGIPADIKLFDIFSQQVATVIQSRQDMPSEDVVSLQVSLINLAMKCYPDRVDYVDKVLETTVEIFNKLNLEHIATSSAVSKELTRLLKIPVDTYNNILTVLKLKHFHPLFEYFDYESRKSMSCYVLSNVLDYNTEIVSQEQVDAIMNLVSTLIQDQPDQPAEDPDPEDFADEQSLVGRFIHLLRSDDPDQQYLILNTARKHFGAGGNQRIRFTLPPLVFAAYQLAFRYKENSKVDDKWEKKCQKIFSFAHQTISALIKAELAELPLRLFLQGALAAGEIGFENHETVAYEFMSQAFSLYEDEISDSKAQLAAITLIIGTFERMKCFSEENHEPLRTQCALAASKLLKKPDQCRAVSTCAHLFWSGRNTDKNGEELHGGKRVMECLKKALKIANQCMDPSLQVQLFIEILNRYIYFYEKENEAVTIQVLNQLIQKIREDLPNLESTEETEQINKHFHNTLEHLRLRRESPESEGPIYEGLVL; encoded by the exons ATG ccaACAACACAGCAATCTCCTCAGGATGAGCAGGAAAAACTCCTGGATGAAGCCATTCAGGCTGTGAAGGTGCAGTCGTTCCAGATGAAGAGATGCTTG GACAAGAACAAGCTCATGGATGCTCTGAAACATGCTTCCAACATGCTTGGGGAGCTGCGGACTTCTATGTTATCTCCAAAGAGCTATTATGAGCTCT ACATGGCAATTTCTGATGAGCTACACTACTTGGAAGTCTACCTGACAGATGAATTTGCCAAAGGCAGGAAAGTGGCAGACCTTTATGAGCTAGTACAGTATGCTGGAAATATCATTCCAAGACT GTATCTGCTGATAACAGTAGGTGTTGTCTATGTCAAGTCATTTCCACAGTCCAGGAAAGATATTTTGAAAGACTTGGTGGAGATGTGCCGTGGAGTGCAGCATCCTCTTAGAGGCCTCTTCCTTCGAAACTATCTCCTGCAGTGTACCAGGAATATCTTACCAGATGAAGGCGAGCAAGCAGA TGAAGAAACCACTGGAGACATCAGTGACTCAATGGATTTTGTGCTGCTGAACTTTGCTGAGATGAACAAGCTCTGGGTGCGAATGCAGCACCAGGGCCACAGTCGggacagagagaaaagggagcgagagaggcaggagctgaggatcCTCGTGGGAACAAACCTGGTTCGCCTCAGCCAGCTGGAAGGGGTTAATGTGGAGAGATACAAGCAG ATTGTTCTGCCCGGAATACTGGAGCAAGTTGTGAACTGTAGAGATGCTTTAGCTCAGGAGTACCTCATGGAGTGCATCATACAG GTTTTCCCAGATGAATTTCACCTCCAAACCCTGAACCCATTTCTcagagcctgtgctgagctgcaccAAAAtgtgaatgtgaaaaatataattattgcTTTAATTGACAG GTTAGCTTTATTTGCACATCGTGAAGATGGACCTGGTATCCCAGCAGACATCAAACTGTTTGATATCTTTTCACAGCAGGTTGCTACTGTTATACAG TCTCGGCAGGATATGCCCTCAGAGGATGTGGTGTCTTTGCAAGTTTCTCTCATTAACCTGGCTATGAAATGCTACCCAGACCGTGTGGACTATGTTGACAAGGTGTTGGAGACTACTGTGGAAATATTCAACAAACTTAATCTGGAACA tattGCAACAAGCAGTGCTGTTTCAAAGGAGCTGACTAGActtttgaaaatcccagttGATACTTACAACAATATCCTGACAGTTCTGAAACTAAAACATTTTCACCCACTCTTTGAATACTTTGATTACGAGTCCAGGAAGAGCATGAGTTGTTACGTGCTTAGCAATGTATTGGATTATAACACAGAAATTGTGTCCCAAGAACAG GTCGATGCTATCATGAATTTGGTGTCCACGCTGATCCAGGATCAACCAGATCAGCCTGCTGAAGATCCTGACCCTGAGGACTTTGCAGATGAGCAGAGTCTTGTGGGAAGATTTATTCACCTGCTGCGTTCTGATGACCCTGACCAACAGTACCTG ATCCTCAACACTGCCCGGAAGCACTTTGGGGCAGGGGGGAACCAGCGCATTCGTTTCACGCTCCCACCCTTGGTTTTTGCTGCCTACCAGCTTGCTTTTCGCTACAAAGAGAACTCCAAAGTG GATGACAAATGGGAAAAGAAGTGCCAGAAGATCTTCTCATTTGCTCATCAGACCATCAGTGCTCTGatcaaagcagagctggcagagttGCCTCTGCGACTCTTCCTGCAGGGAGCACTGGCTGCAGGAGAGATTGGCTTTGAGAATCACGAAACTGTGGCCTATGAGTTCATGTCCCAG GCCTTCTCTCTATATGAAGATGAAATCAGTGACTCAAAAGCACAGCTGGCTGCAATCACCTTGATAATTGGGACATTTGAGAGGATGAAGTGCTTCAGTGAGGAGAACCACGAGCCTTTGAGGACTCAGTGTGCACTGGCAGCCTCCAAACTCCTGAAGAAGCCAGACCAGTGCCGAGCTGTGAGCACTTGTGCCCATCTGTTCTGGTCTGGCCGAAACACTGACAAGAATGGAGAGGAG CTTCATGGAGGAAAAAGAGTGATGGAATGCCTAAAGAAGGCTCTGAAGATAGCAAATCAGTGCATGGACCCTTCTCTGCAAGTCCAGCTTTTCATAGAAATTCTGAATAGATATATCTATttttatgaaaaggaaaatgaggcG GTGACAATTCAGGTTTTGAATCAGCTTATACAGAAGATCAGAGAAGATCTCCCAAACCTTGAGTCTactgaagaaacagaacaaattaaCAAACATTTTCACAACACACTGGAGCACTTGCGTCTGAGGAGGGAATCACCAGAATCTGAGGGGCCAATTTATGAAGGTCTTGTTCTTTAG
- the ORC6 gene encoding origin recognition complex subunit 6 — MERGAVRAMAARLGLAEPALLRKAEEYLRLSQVKCTGLMAQMTATSSAVMCLDLAASFMKQPVDRSYCVKLSGLNKTTYQSSMKSLECLLGVNQRLGMRDLAVQFCCSEAVNMASEILQRYECSLSEAQRADLDFSKPLFLTAALCTACRCLKLKVDKTKMVVTSGVKKAIFDRLCNQLEKISQQLSKDVPLAAETPDSLQSILEQCEQEDGSEEDEELPCKRPKTETDQDYEEWKKKILENAAKAQDTRSTDSVMPASNVTAACS, encoded by the exons ATGGAGCGCGGGGCCGTGCGGGCCATGGCGGCGCGGCTGGGCCTGGCCGAGCCCGCCCTGCTCAG aaaagctgaggagTATCTGCGGCTGTCCCAGGTGAAGTGCACGGGGTTAATGGCTCAAATGACGGCGACAAGCAGTGCTGTGATGTGCCTGGACCTGGCGGCGAGTTTCATGAAACAACCAGTTGACAGA AGCTATTGTGTTAAACTCTCTGGTTTGAACAAGACCACCTACCAGAGCTCCATGAAGTCTTTGGAGTGTTTGCTAGGGGTGAACCAAAGGCTGGGGATGCGAGACTTGGCTGTGCAGTTCTGCTGCTCAGAGGCAGTGAACATGGCTTCAGAGATCCTGCAGAG GTATGAGTGCAGCCTCTCGGAAGCACAGCGAGCGGACCTGGATTTCTCCAAACCCTTGTTTctgacagctgctctgtgcactgCATGCAG GTGTTTGAAGCTAAAAGTGGACAAAACTAAAATGGTGGTTACATCTGGAGTGAAAAAAGCAATATTTGACCGGCTGTGCAATCAGCTGGAGAAGATAAGCCAGCAACTCAGCA aagatgTTCCACTGGCTGCAGAGACACCTGACAGCTTGCAGAGCATCCTGGAGCAGTGTGAGCAGGAAGATG GCTCTGAAGAGGATGAGGAACTGCCATGTAAACGGCCAAAGACTGAAACAGATCAGGACTATGaggaatggaaaaagaaaatcctggaaaacGCTGCTAAGGCACAAGACACAAGGAGTACTGACTCTGTAATGCCAGCCAGTAATGTAACTGCTGCTTGCTCTTAA